The Diospyros lotus cultivar Yz01 chromosome 15, ASM1463336v1, whole genome shotgun sequence genome has a window encoding:
- the LOC127791720 gene encoding uncharacterized protein LOC127791720, with the protein MADLRQEVSELRGTMATMLRHFENFMAHQGRQEQAPPGRRNEPVMNENVSGQTANPVSQEVEPQGMDDNTRSQLVRNFMTLRPSEFHRGTNALVAKEWMMVMEKHLRTIGGPTWAEFRELFNANYFSAWVRDQKTYEFIELTQGNKTMAQYEEEFTSLARFAPKLVCTEEKKATKFQRGLRVDIRFHLAGAQITDYAILVQRAHIIENEMSELRAVQATATGSSSARGQGNDKKRKGAPGFFGNIADILPCTTCGKRHRGVCKACYSCGQLGHMKNDYPQGKGITSNKEVTCYRCGRKGHTSNVCRQSPQQGGQRYENQGNKMGQRQPVSRL; encoded by the exons ATGGCAGACTTGCGCCAGGAGGTTAGTGAGCTGAGGGGCACCATGGCCACTATGTTGAGgcattttgagaattttatggCGCATCAGGGAAGACAGGAGCAAGCACCACCTGGAAGGAGGAATGAACCAGTCATGAATGAGAACGTCAGTGGTCAGACTGCAAACCCGGTGTCACAGGAAGTGGAGCCCCAAGGGATGGATGACAATACTAGGAGCCAGTTGGTGAGGAACTTCATGACACTGAGACCTTCAGAGTTCCATAGAGGGACCAATGCTTTGGTCGCAAAGGAGTGGATGATGGTAATGGAGAAGCACCTCAGGACGATAGG GGGGCCGACATGGGCGGAGTTCAGAGAGCTCTTCAACGCCAATTACTTTTCAGCTTGGGTACGAGATCAGAAGACATATGAGTTTATTGAGCTGACCCAGGGCAATAAGACAATGGCACAGTATGAGGAGGAGTTCACCTCTTTGGCACGATTCGCTCCTAAGTTAGTATGTACTGAGGAGAAGAAGGCAACCAAATTCCAAAGAGGGTTGCGAGTGGACATTAGATTTCACCTAGCTGGTGCACAGATCACAGATTATGCTATACTGGTGCAGAGGGCACATATCATAGAGAATGAGATGAGTGAGCTAAGGGCAGTTCAGGCAACCGCTACGGGATCAAGTTCAGCCCGGGGGCAAGGCAatgataagaaaagaaaaggagcaCCGGGGTTTTTTGGTAATATAGCTGACATTCTTCCCTGCACAACTTGTGGGAAGAGGCATCGAGGAGTATGTAAGGCGTGCTACAGTTGCGGGCAGTTGGGGCACATGAAGAATGATTATCCACAAGGGAAAGGTATAACAAGCAACAAAGAGGTGACTTGCTACCGGTGTGGAAGAAAAGGGCATACTTCTAACGTTTGTAGACAATCGCCACAACAAGGAGGACAGAGGTATGAGAACCAAGGCAACAAGATGGGACAGAGGCAGCCAGTGTCGAGACTTTAG